Within the bacterium genome, the region AGTACGCGCGCGCCAGTTCGTTGGGCGTACTGGCCCGATCGCGGCCGCGGAGATGCACAAACACCGTGTCGCCCGGCCCGGGTTCCACCGGCATGCGATAGCGCAATTGGAATCCTCGCGGGATTTCAGTGACGATGGGCGCAACGGCTTGCTGGTTGATCAACATAACGATGCCATCGCGCTCCACGCCGGTTAAATCATCCTCCAAACTGGCGCGAATCTCGATGTTGCCAGGCACATTGGTGGCGAAGGGCGCGGGAAACAGATCCATCAACCGCGGCGCCAATGAATCGCGAATGGTCGTGAACGAGTATTCCTCCGCCGGCGCGAGCGCGTTGGCGGGGAAAACCAAATCCCTGGCTGCCAGCCGCACGGTGACGGTTTGATTGTCACGAAACGCGCGGGCAGGAAGGTAGCGCAAAAAGTACTGCGCCGGCGTGCCGCTGATCTCGGGTTGCACTCTTACGCCATCGAGGCTCAGTACGATCGTAGTGCTGTCCACGCCGGAATCCACGTCGCGCACCGAGAGACGAATGTCGGTGTCCATTGCAATGTTGCGGCTGTTGCGGCCGGGAATGCGTTCTGCGACAAACGGCGGCAAGGTATCCGGCCGCGTGCGAAAAGAGTAGGCCACGCTGTCGGCATTCGCGGGCCGGTTGCGGTCCGCCGCAACGACGCGCACGCGCACCGTATCGTTCAAGCGAAAAGGCGAGGCGGGTCGATAGACCACGGCATAGGTCCGCGGCGAACCCGTAATCACCGGCGTGACCGCGACGCCGTTCACCTGCATGCGAATGCTGGCCGAATCGACCCCGGCGAGTTCATCCACAATCTGCAACTCGATGGCGGTGTGCGGCGGCACTTCGGTGGCCTCGGGCGCGGGATTGAAGTTGATGAACGTGGGCGCGCTGACATCCAGCGGCGGAGCCGCAGCAATGCTCACCTGCACCGTGTCGCTGTGAATCAACCCGCCACTTTGACCTGTTAGGATGAGGCGATAGTTTCCCGCAATCAAATCGCGACTCGTGCGCAGGGTGAGCGCAGAACGCTGGCCGGGCAAGATCCGGGCGGGCGCCAGGCTTCCGGTCATGCCCGGAATGGCGGGCGCAAAGGAAAGAGCAACCTCCTGATTGAAGCCGGCGAGCGCAGTGATCGCGACTTCAAAAGCCGTGGAATCTCCGGCGGTGAGGGCGCGATCTCGCGGCTGAACCGCAATCTGGAAATCAGGCACTGGCGCGGGAGCAACCTGCAAGCGCACCTCGTCACTGCGAGTCAAGCCTCCGCCCTTGCCCGTCACAAAGATGGGATATTCTCCAGCAATCAAGTCGCGATTGGTGCTCAGCGTGAAGGTGGACGTTTGCCCGGGAAAAATCCTTTCGGGCATAAAGCGACCCTCAATGCCAGGAATAATGGGCGAGAAAGAAAGCTCGACTTGCTGGTTGAAACCATCGAAGGCATTGATTGAGACTTGGAAATTAGCCGTCTCTCCGGCCGTGAGAGAGCGAATCGAAGGTGCCGCCACTACTTCGAAGTCCGGGATGGGGACTGCACAACTGGGGATGAAGATCGAGTCAGTTATTGTCTTCGTAATTTGTGGCAGCGCGGAGACCTGTACCGTCAGATTCAACGTGGTATCAGCCGGCGGACATTGCGCCAAAACCTTCCACGAGGCTGTGCCGTTCTGAGCTGGGCCTAAGGTGGGATTCGCGAGCAGTTTGGTAGCTTGTTCATCAAAGGCCAGCATCAAGCCGGGCGGCAGAAGCAGCGTGGCCTGTACTGCACTCACGGTTTGACTCAGGCGATTATTGACCAGCAAATTGACTTCGAAGGGGTTGGGCGAAAGTGCACCGCCAATCGCGCTCAGACTGCTGGCGGCAGCCAGGTGCAGGGTCAATGGCGCACCAACGTTGCTGGCGACATCTCCGATGCCATAGTAGGTGGCAATGACGCGGCGCTCTCCGGATTGGAGATACTGCTCATCCCAGCGCAGGAGCACGGCGCTGTCGTCGTACACGGTGTCAACCGGCGTGTATTCCCACGCCACGTTCTTCAGGCGGGAATGAATTCCAATGATGAAGAGATTCGGCTGCACGGCACCGTTGCCGTTCAGCGTGCCTTGGGCGACCAATCCCAGCGTATCTCCCGGCCCACGCGTCGTCTCGAAAGCTTGGAAAAATTCTGGAATGGCAGGGGCGGTGTAGATGGTCTCTTTGCGGCTATAGCCGAAGCGGGTAAGGATGGACGCCGCGTCATTGCTCGCAACTTGAGTATCGAGGTGGAGGAGCACGCCGACGAGATGGGGAAGAGGGGAGTTGTTGACGATTTCATATTCAATGAAGATGGCGCCGGTGGTGCGGCTGAATTGCACTGGCGTCAGGCGCTGCGTAATCCTTACGTCACCGGCGGCGTATTCACATCGAATCGAGCCGCCTGTGCGTTGCGGCAGAGCTGCCACTGCCAAAGGCTCGGCGCCACTATTGTAGGGGATGTTGCTATGAGTTTTGCCGTCGACCCGAACGTTCAGGTGGGAGCTGTAAGAAGATTCGCCGAAGCCGAAGAGCAAACGCTTGGTGGGCGTACCGATCGTGAAAGCGCCGGCCACGGTAATTTCCCAGGGGCGGTTCTTGTTCGTGTCGCTTGCCGCCAGAACCTGCACCGTCACCAAGCCATTGCCCAGCAGCAGGGAATCAGCGGTGAGGAGGGGCGCGCCTTTCGCGCGCAGCGCGAACAGATTGCCCTGCGCCCAAACTGGCACGCCGCACAGCAGTCCGCCAACCAACAGAGTGCGCAACGCATGTTGAAACACCACCCGCTCCTCCTTGCTGAGCCACGAACCTGTCGCGTTGTGAAGCATGTTGGCGTTTCTCAACGCGGGGCAATGTACGCTCCCAGGGCTAGCAAGTCAAGCGGAAATCCGGCAGCGAGAAGGGGGTGGTGAGGTGTGAGCGAGGGAAAACCAGTGTCCGTTGCGAAATCGCGAGCGTCTGAGGCCATGTTCCCGCAACGGCTTGGCCGTTGCCTCAAACTCCTCAGCGTTCCCACGACACCCGAAGTTTTGGAAACCACGGCTCAGCCGAGGTGGGAACATGCTCAGACGGACACCAACTAACGACGGCTGGCGGCGCTGCGGCTGAATTCACCAGCTCTGGCCGGCTCGGCACTGTTTTGGCCGTGTGCCAAAGCCTTGACGCCACCGTCTTCACTCATCGAGCAATTGCCGTCAAAGCGCGCACCATCATTGACCATCAGCTTGGCAGTCTTGACGTCGCCTTTCAATACGGCGCGACTCTCCAGCACCACTTTGCCGCTGGCAAAAATTTGCCCATTCACCAAGCCGCCGATAACGGCGTTCTTGGTGCGGACTTCGCCGCGGACTTCGCCGTCTTTACCCACCACCAACGCATCCGTGGTGAGGATGTGACCGGTCACGCGGCCATCCAGGCGCATGCTGTTTTGCACTTTGATGGTGCCGTCGATCACCGTACCCTTGCCGATGATGGTGTTTAAATCTCCTGATCTGCCAGTATCTTCCATGACGTTCTTCGGGGGTTGTGGAGTTGGGGTTCGCGGCGACACGGGTTTGGGATTGAGTGGTGCCGGCCGGCTGGCAAGATGCGGCGTCTCAAAATCCCGCAGGTCTCGCCGGTGGCTGGTCTCAGGCGGAGGCTCGCTAGCAGCGGAATCGCCGAAGAGCCTGCGCAAGAATGAAAATTTCATGGCGTGGTTTCCTCATCGTCCGGCAGCCGCTTCGTGCCGCGACAGTACTTCCATGTTCATCGCACTGGGGCGATTGCCGCGGCTGGAATTTTCAGGCAGGGAGGCCGCTTTGTCGTCGTCGCTCATCGAGCATCTGCCCTCGAAAACTGCGCCTTCGTCAATGACCAGCCGGGAAGTCTTCACTTCACCATGTACAACCGATTTGGCCTCCAGTACGACCTTGCCGCTTGCCAGGATGCGATTGCGCACCCGGCCGCCGATGATGGCATTGCGCACACGCACTTCCCCATCGATTTCCCCTTCTTTTCCGACGATCAATGCATCACTCACTTGCACATTGCCGATCACCTTGCCATCCACTCGCAAGCTGCTTTGCACGGTGAGGGTTCCTTCAAAAACTGAGCCACGCCCGATAATCGTATTCAGTTCACCACCGCTGCGTTCGGCTTCAGCATTGTCCTTTCTTGTCAACATAGCAGGCTCCTTTGTTCGATTGATGACCATGATAATTACCCACGAGGAAAGAGAAGTGAAGAAAGAGGCAACACAAAAAAGCTGGCCGCCAATTCAGCCGCAGCGTTGCTTTCCTGTGGTCGGAACGTCTTGGTCCGCATGACTCGCACAATACAGGTCGAAGGCGCGCTAAGGGGTGAGGCCGGGTTGCTGCTGTCCTTGAAATTTCTGCGCCAGCGCCAAGGTGGCACCGATGAGCACGGCCAGCAAGATCGAATATGCTGCGACACTGCCCAGGTCGAAATCGCGCAGCTCGGAAAAGATGGCCACAGAGAGTGGCCGGTTGGAGGGCGTGAACAGCAGAATGGAGGAGACGAACTCGCCGAGCGCGATCACGAATGCCGTAACCGTCCCGGTGATGACGCCGGGCAGAATCAGCGGCAGCGTGACGCGGCGAAATGCCGTCCAGCCGCCGGCGCCCAGATTTTTGGCCGCCTCATCGAGTGCGGGATCCAGTTGCGCGTGCGCGGCGGCCGTGGCCCGAAATTGAATGGGCAAATGGCGAACAAAATAGGCCAGCACCATAATGGCAGAAGTTCCGACCAGCGTGTGGCCGGCGGTGAACCAATGCGGGGTGATGAACGCCACGATCAAGGCCATTGCGATCACCGTGCCCGGCACCGCCCAGGGCAGCATCACGCTGATCTCCAGCAGTCCGGCCGTGCCGGGCGGTAGGCGTTTGCCACGGTGGGCGACCAGCACGGCGGCCAGCGCCATGACTGTGCCTAGAGCCGTGGCCGTGGCTGACATCCAAAGACTGTTCATCCAGGGTTCCGCAGTCTTGCGGCTGCGAAACAGCTCGAGAAAGTTCTCGGTGGTGAAGGTGTCCGGCAGAATCGCCGAAGTCCACGTGCCGTTCTTTACGAAGGCCATGAGCAAAAGTGTGAGCTGCGGCAGCATCAACAAAAGGGTAATGACACTCCCGGCGACGGTCAAAGCGAGTTTCTGCCAGCGGCCGGTCAGCACTCTCGCGGGCGCGGCCACGCCCTTGCTGCCGCGGCCCAGGGCGTGGCGATTGCCGTACCAACGCAGAATAAAGACGAACACGATCGAGATGCTTGCCAGCACCACCGACTGCGCCATCGCGAGCGGCAGGTCGCCCTTGAGTTTGGCATTGTAGATTTCAAGTGACAAAAAGCGCCAATCATCGCGGAAAAGATAGGGCGCGGTGAAGCTCGCCATGGAATTCATGAACACCAGCATGGCCGCGCCGATCAAGGCAGGCCGCAACTGCGGCAGGATGACGCCAAACCACAACCGCCAGCGGCTCGCGCCCAATCCCAGCGCAGCTTCTTCCAGTGCATGATCCAGGCCGGCCAGCGCGTTGCGGGTCAACAAATAGAAGAACACGTAGAAGCTGTAGGTGTGCACCAGCAGAATGGCAGGCACGCCGCGCATGACCAACGGCGGTGAGGCGGTGGCAAGCAAATGCTGCAGCGCGCGCGGTACGATACCGGTTTCATCCATGAGAATGAAGAAGGCGATGACGCCGACCAGCGGCGGCAGCAGCATCGGCAGTGTCGCGAGTACGCCAAACAGCTTTTGTCCGGGGAATCGAAAGCGCGTAAACAGCACCGCCAGCGGCACGCCCACCAATGCGCTCAGCAGGACGCTCAGCAGTGAAATCTTCAAACTACCGGACAAGGCCTGCAAACTCTCGGGCGAGCGCAGGCTGAAAAAGCGCGCAAAGTGGACGAATGAGAAACCCTTACTACCGGTCTGGGGATCGACCGTCCGCAGGCTTTCGAGCAGCATCGTGCTCAGCGGAAAATAAATCGCGAGCGCCAACACCGCGAGCAGCGCCGCCACTGCGGCGAACGTGAAGGGATGTCGCTTGAGCAAAGTGCGGGAGATTTTGAATTGCACAATTCGAATGGACCGGCGTTGCCAGCATCAGGGCACCGGCGTGGTCAAGCCGGCGCGTCAGCCTGCAAACAAGCGCAAATGCCGGCGCGGAATCCGCAAATTGACTTTTTTACGATCGGCTTCAACCCAGGCTTGCGGCCCGAGCAAAGCGTGTTTGACTTCATCGGAAATGCGCGCGCTGCAAAGTCCGCCGTCAACGGTGAGCTGCGCCAGCCAGTGCGTGCCGGCGTACTCGAGGCTGTGCCACTGGCCCTCGATCAGCACCTCCTCGCCGGCGGACGCATCGGTTTCTCCCAGCGTCACATGTTCCGGCCGGAAGGCCAGTTGCACTTCGGCGGCCGCGGGCAATGTCTCCGGCGCGCCGGAGAATTGCACCTGCCATGATGCGCCTTTGATGGTGAAGCCGGCTCCTACTGAACGATCGACGCGGCCGCTGAGCACATTGGTCGCGCCGATGAAATTCATCACGAACAAATTCGCCGGGTCTTTGTAGATTTGTTCCGGCGTACCCACCTGCTGCAAGACACCGTGATTGAGAATGGCGAGGCGATCGGACAGCGCCAGCGCCTCTTCCTGATCGTGAGTGACATAGATGGTGGTAATCCCCAGGCGGCGCTGCAGGCGCTTCAACTCGCTGCGGGTGGTGTAGCGCAGCTTGGCATCGAGATTCGAGAGCGGCTCATCCAGCAGCAAGATTGCGGGTTTGATGGCGAGCGCGCGCGCCAGCGCCACGCGCTGTTGCTGCCCGCCGGAAAGCTGGGTGACCGGCCGCTGGGCCAGCTCATTCATTGCCACGAGCTGCAGCGCCTCGTGCACATGCGCCGCGATTTCGGATTCAGGTCGTTTGCGCGCGCGCAGGCCGAACGCGACGTTTTCAAAAACCGTGAGGTGGGGAAACAGGGCATAGCTCTGGAAGACCATGCCGGTGTTACGCTGATTCGGCCGTTTGGCGGTGACTTCTTCGTCATTGAAGAGTATCCGGCCGCGTTCCGGCGTTTCAAATCCCGCGATCATGCGCAGCGTCGTGGTTTTGCCGCAGCCGCTCGGCCCGAGCAGGCTGAAGAACTCACCTTCGGCGATGTCCAGATGAAGTTCTGCCACGGCCGCGACTGCGCCGAACGATTTCTCAATCCCTGCCAGCCGAACGCGCGCCATGCTAGTGCTTTCCTCGATTGCGCAGATTGGCATCCCAATACTGTATCCAGGCTTCCGAGCTGTCGGCGAAGAGCTGCCAATTCATGGGCAACGCCGGAAACTGGGCGGGATCGGTTTCCGCAGGAAATTGCGAGAAGTCCAGATCTTTGCGCGCGGGAATGCGCCAATAAGCACGCGCGGCATGAAGGAAAGATTCGGGCGAGGTGATGAACTCGTAAAATTGCCGTGCCAGTTCGGGATGTTTGGCGCCGGCAATGATTGCCAGGCCTTCCGGCACCAGCGGCACGCCGCTGCGCGGCACGACATAGTCGAAGGGATAGCCGTAGGTGTTGGCCTGCAGCGGCACATCGGGATGATTCCACAGCGTGAACGCCGCGCCGCCGCGCGCCAGCGCCAAATAAAGCAGGGCGGGATTGGCGGCATAGGATTTGGTGTTGGCGTCCAGCCGGCGGAGCCAGTCAAAACCGGCGGCAGTGGAGCCGGTTTCGCGATACGCCCGGTAGATCATGGTGAAAAAAATCGCGCGCATGGTGCCGGAGGCGAGCGGATCACGCAGCACAATCTGATCTCGCCATTTTTCCGACAGCACCTCGTCCCAATCCTGCGGCGCGGTCGCGCGCGTCAGCTTGTCGCGGTTGAACATGATGATTTCGGGCGTGATCCAGGTGCCGTACCAATGGTCTTGCGGATCGTGAAACGCCGAATCAACCGCGGCCGCCCAGGAGGGACGATAGGCTTGCAGCAACCCCTCGCGCGCCGCCTGCATGAACGTGGGCGCTGGCGCGCCCCACCATATGTCACCCTGGGGATTGGCTTTCTCCGAGCGCACGCGATCGAGCACATCTTGTGCACCCATGTCGAACCAATCGACTTTCACGCCGGGATGGGCGGCCTCGAAGCGCCGGGCAAAATCCTCCAACAATTCCTTGCCATGCGGCGAATAAACCACCAGACTTTTTTCCGATTGACTGCCACAGCCGGCAGCGAGGAGGGAGAGAAGTAGGAGATGAAAGAGAGAGAGTCGCAAGTGCTTTCCCTTCAGCAAGAGTACCACGAGGTATTGGCATTACGGGCCGGGGAACCCGCAGTGGGAACGCGGCGGTGCGTGCGCCCGCGCGCCGCGGCGTTCGGCCATGCCGACTGCCCCGCGAGTGCTGGCGACCGGCGCTGGTGTGCTGCCGCGTTGTCGCTGCCGGCAAGATTCAATCATCCGCCGCCAGTTCACGGCGGAACTCGCAGCGCAACGCCGCCGAGTAGCCGGCCTGTCCGCCGGCATCCACACATTTCAAACGATATTCGTAGAGGCCGGTGCGCTCCGGGTAATCAATGAAATGATAAACCACGTCATGGGTGCTGGTGCCGGTCGCCGGCACGAATCCAACTCTCGCAAACGGCGCAGCAGAAGTGGCGTCGCGACGCTGAATCTCAAACCCATGCAGGTTGTCTTCGCGCGCAGTTTCCCAGCGGATTTCCAGACCCTGGTCAGCGCTGCGGCGGACCTGCCAGCTCGCGAGGCGCGCGCCGCTGGCCGAGGCACGCCAAACCATCTGCCAGCCCGCCTCGGCGCGTTCAGCCCGGCGGCCGATGCCCGCATGCTGAAGCGCATCGAAATTCCACAAGCCGAGTGTACCGCGATCTTTCAGCAGCGGCCGCGCCGGTTGAAAGCCAGCCGGATGATAACGCGGCCAGGCGGAAATGCGCACATCGTCAACCTTGCCGGCGAAAGGCGAGACGCCTGAAACGCCGCCGAGGTTCAAAGCAAAACGCCCGGGCCAAACCGGCGGAGCTGGACAATTCATGCTTGCGAGCTGCATGCCGTCAAGAAACAATCGCAACTGCGGCGCTTGCGCCTGGGCGCGGTCGAAAACCAAAGCCAGATGGCGCCAACCTTGGACCGCATTGTTCGCGACCGCGGTCAGCACAACGGACGAGCCGGGCAGAGCCAGTTCTGCCACATAATGCCCGGCCGCCTCGCGCTGCAACCGGCAAAAGAATCGACCGGTGCCGGACTCCAACAGCGCAAGCAGCGGGGCCGGCGCAGACGATTCTTCCGTCTGGAACCAGAATTCAATCGTGAAACCGGGCCAGTTAGCCATGGCCGCAGTATCGGCGCTCAAGCCAATGGCGGCGCGTTCAAGCCTGCGCAACGGCGCTTGGGAGAAAAAGTCGAACCACCCTCCCGCATCCTGTTGTTCGACGACCACCGGCCCGGAAAAGGTCAGGCAGCCGTCGCTGCGCCACGGGGTTTGAGTAGAAAGGGGAAGGACAACCAGGGCAGTCAGGAACGTCGCGATCGAAACAACTCTCTTCACCGGCGCTTGCTTCTCCACTTTTCACATGAAGTTGATCTTGCTTGTCAGGCGACTTGAGGGGGGCGGCACAAAGGAGGTCGAGTCTAATTTCAAGCCGCGTTAAGATAGAAGAATCGTGCTGAGAAGCAAGCGCTATTTTGCCTACAGCCAGCCGTTCTCGCGATACCATTCCACGGTTTGCTTGAGGCCCTCGGCGAGCGGAATTTCCGTGACAAAACCGAGTTGTTGTTTGGCCTTCTCACCGGAGAATGCCCAGCCGGCTTGCCGCATTTCACGAATCTTGTCGAAGTTCAACAGTGCCGGTTTGCGCACGATCTTGGCCACCAACTCGCTCACCGCGGCCACCACCGGCGTCACCGCCTCCGGCACGGTGATCGCAATCGACTTTTTGCCCAGCGCCTGTGCGATTGCCAGGCCGAGTTCGTTCCATTCATATGGCTCGGGGTTGGTGAGGAAGTAGGTTTCGCCGATGGCCCTGAGATGGGTGCCGGCGAGCAGGATGCCGCGTACCAAATCATGCACATGAATCAGGCTGGTCCAGCGTTCGCGCCGGCCCGGCCGCAGGCGAATGCCGAGATCGACTTGTTTGAAGTAGTTGTAGACGTCGCGGTCACGCGGGCCATAGACGATGGGCGGTCGCACGATGGTGATCGGCATTTGTGAGCGAAACTCGGCGCAGGCCAATTCACCGGCGTATTTCGATTTGCCATAGACCGAAACCGGCTGCGGAGTTTCCCCCTCGGTGCGCAGTTGTTTGCCGCGGCTGGGGCCTGCGGCCGCGATGCTGGAAACGTACACAAAGCGTTCGAGTTCCCGGGCGTGGCGGCTGCACGCGCGCAGCAAGGCCGCCGTACCCTCGCCATTGGCGTGAAAGTACGCGGCGCTGGTCAGCTCTTTGGTGACGCCGGCCAGGTGAAAGACGTGAGTGGCGTGGTGCAGGGCCTCCGCCAGCGCGGCTTCATTGAACAAGTCGCCGTAAACGTAATTCACCGGCAACTGCTGCAGCCACTTCAGCGAGCTGGTCGGCCGCACCAGGCAATAGACCTGCTCGCAGGCGTCGGTCAATCGTTGTGCCAGAAAACTGCCGATAAAACCCGTGCCGCCGGTGATGAAGGCGATCATGCTTCCTCCGCTCCACTTGCATTGGTTCAACCTCACAGCCACGAATTCGTCACCACTCGAAGGAGCGGGAACTGCCCAGCGCAATTCCCGCCAACAGGGCAGCGGCAAGATAAGCAATTTTTCCCGGTGATGTCAGCAAAAATTCCGGAGGCTTGACTGCACCACTTGCCGTGTCATGCTGCCAGCATTTTTTCCGCGAGAGCACGGAACAGATCCCGGGGATGATTCTTTGCAGAGCGACCCTCACGGGGCAATCTCTTGCGCGCGAATCAACATTTCCCCAACGGCTTGGCCGCCTTGACTTCCTGCGGCATGCTGCTTATCTTCCGCCATCCCTCGGCAATCGCACTCGCATGAAAGGATCAACCTTGTCACACCTGTATCGCCGCTGTTTTCACGTGCGCCACTATGAGCTGGATTTCTTTCATCACCTGAACAATGCCGTGTTCGTGAAGTACATGCAGGAGGCCGCGATTGAGGCTTCCACTGCCGCGGGCTACAGTCCCGCCTGGTATCGCGACCACGGCGTGGGCTGGGTGATCCGCAAGCTGGCAGTTCGCTACTTTCAGCAGGCGGTGTACGGCGACGAGATCGAGATCACCACCTGGGTGTCAGACATGAAGCGGGTGACTTCCCACCGTGAGTATGTGCTCACGCGCGGGCGCGATGCGGCCGTGATTGCCCGGGCCCGGGTCAATTGGGTTTATGTCGATTTGAATACGGGCCAGCCGGTGCGCATCCCCGCAGAATTTCAGGCGGCTTTTCAACCCACCAACGTGCAGGAACCGCTCTCCGTCCACATTCGGCATGCCCCGGAGATTGCCGACGCCCATCGCTACGAGAGCACGCGCCGCGTGCAGACTTATGAAGTCGACACGGTGCAACACGTGCATCACGCGGTTTATTTGCATTGGATCGAACAAGCGTACTTTGACGCCATTCGCGCCGCCGGCCATCCCATCGAGAAAGCGCGCAGCTATGGCTGGAGTGCGCTGCAGGGCGGACATGAGATCGAGTATTTCGAGCCCGCTTTCGACAACGACGCCTTAAGGATCGTCAGTTGGATTTGTCACCTGAGCCGGGTGCGTGGGGCCTGGTGGCATGAGATCTACAACGCCGGCACCGGCCGGTTGCTGGCGCGCGATTATTCGCTCGGTGTGTTCGTCGATCAACGCGGCAAACTCATGGTGCCGCCGGAAATCATTGCGGAGGTGGTGCGGGGGCCGGGTGCGGCTGGGGTTTGACTCGCGCCGGCGGTTTGGCCTGCGATCTGCGCCCTGTGGTTAAACCTGCGATACAGACCTGCGATTCAAACCTGCGATTCAAACCTGCGATTCAAATCGCAGGCTGCTAGCGGAAGTTGGCTGAAGCCAACTGAGTCTTGGAGGATGCTCTGTGTGGGGATTGTGCGAATTGTATTCAACCTGCGATTCAAATCGCAGGCTGCTAGCGGAAGTCGGCTGAAGCCGACTGAGTCTTGAACGACGCTCTGCGTGGGGATTGTGCAAATCATATTCTGCGATTCAAATCGCAGGGTGCTAGCCGAAATCGGCTGAAGCCAACTGAGTCTTGAACGACGCTCTGCGTGGGGATTGTGCAAATCATATTCTGCGATTCAGATCGCAGGGTGCTAGCGGAAGTTGGCTGAAGCCAACTGAGTCTTGAACGACGTTTTGCGTGGGGATTGTGCAAATCATATTCTGCGATTCAAATCGCAGGCTGCTAGCGGAAGTCGGCTGAAGCCGACTGAGTCTTGAACGACGCTCTGCGTGGGGATTNNNNNNNNNNNNNNNNNNNNNNNNNNNNNNNNNNNNNNNNNNNNNNNNNNNNNNNNNNNNNNNNNNNNNNNNNNNNNNNNNNNNNNNNNNNNNNNNNNTTGTGCGAATCATATTCTGCGATTCAAATCGCAGGCTGCTAGCCGAAATCGGCTGAAGCCGACTGAAGCCTTCCGGCCGTTTTGCTTGCTCATGCTACAAATCATTTGAAGCTTCGGACACAGCGCCGAGTCGTTCTAAACTCTAGCGATTCACTTCAAGGGTTGTTCTTCCAAATTCTGGAGGCAGGAAAACGATGAAGCAGAAATTTATCCGACAGGCAAGGTGTGCATGCTG harbors:
- a CDS encoding gliding motility-associated C-terminal domain-containing protein, whose product is MLHNATGSWLSKEERVVFQHALRTLLVGGLLCGVPVWAQGNLFALRAKGAPLLTADSLLLGNGLVTVQVLAASDTNKNRPWEITVAGAFTIGTPTKRLLFGFGESSYSSHLNVRVDGKTHSNIPYNSGAEPLAVAALPQRTGGSIRCEYAAGDVRITQRLTPVQFSRTTGAIFIEYEIVNNSPLPHLVGVLLHLDTQVASNDAASILTRFGYSRKETIYTAPAIPEFFQAFETTRGPGDTLGLVAQGTLNGNGAVQPNLFIIGIHSRLKNVAWEYTPVDTVYDDSAVLLRWDEQYLQSGERRVIATYYGIGDVASNVGAPLTLHLAAASSLSAIGGALSPNPFEVNLLVNNRLSQTVSAVQATLLLPPGLMLAFDEQATKLLANPTLGPAQNGTASWKVLAQCPPADTTLNLTVQVSALPQITKTITDSIFIPSCAVPIPDFEVVAAPSIRSLTAGETANFQVSINAFDGFNQQVELSFSPIIPGIEGRFMPERIFPGQTSTFTLSTNRDLIAGEYPIFVTGKGGGLTRSDEVRLQVAPAPVPDFQIAVQPRDRALTAGDSTAFEVAITALAGFNQEVALSFAPAIPGMTGSLAPARILPGQRSALTLRTSRDLIAGNYRLILTGQSGGLIHSDTVQVSIAAAPPLDVSAPTFINFNPAPEATEVPPHTAIELQIVDELAGVDSASIRMQVNGVAVTPVITGSPRTYAVVYRPASPFRLNDTVRVRVVAADRNRPANADSVAYSFRTRPDTLPPFVAERIPGRNSRNIAMDTDIRLSVRDVDSGVDSTTIVLSLDGVRVQPEISGTPAQYFLRYLPARAFRDNQTVTVRLAARDLVFPANALAPAEEYSFTTIRDSLAPRLMDLFPAPFATNVPGNIEIRASLEDDLTGVERDGIVMLINQQAVAPIVTEIPRGFQLRYRMPVEPGPGDTVFVHLRGRDRASTPNELARAYYFVIALDRDLEPPYATRQSPAPGATNVPVAAGVSVHVVDNGSGVDRNALKLTINGQAVSSTITGQPGDFLLTYQPPIPWPFNATVTAVVNAQDLAAPPNVMPPDTFAFEIVKDISPPFVTDLTPATGAAEVPGSTSISFLVRDEGAGVERSSIQLRVNGSNVAPQISGAANAYAVHYQPAQEFQPGERVALEVQAEDMSTPPNRAVVSSFFTVGQSLPDLIAVELVPVGEFSLGRPGQVRGRVRLEARVPAAGIQIHFLADGQVWRDTTLASLSPGRDIDLPVAFIFQEKGSHTLSLVCDPADALREANETNNQQQLLIQIAETRVLSGKLVVRPNPFTPNGDGFNDVVEFDFSGLDVENPTLHIFDANGIPLLTDSRHSGKRMHWNGRDERGRELLPGVYLYSLQEKGSNVASGYVVLAR
- a CDS encoding polymer-forming cytoskeletal protein; the encoded protein is MEDTGRSGDLNTIIGKGTVIDGTIKVQNSMRLDGRVTGHILTTDALVVGKDGEVRGEVRTKNAVIGGLVNGQIFASGKVVLESRAVLKGDVKTAKLMVNDGARFDGNCSMSEDGGVKALAHGQNSAEPARAGEFSRSAASRR
- a CDS encoding polymer-forming cytoskeletal protein, with translation MLTRKDNAEAERSGGELNTIIGRGSVFEGTLTVQSSLRVDGKVIGNVQVSDALIVGKEGEIDGEVRVRNAIIGGRVRNRILASGKVVLEAKSVVHGEVKTSRLVIDEGAVFEGRCSMSDDDKAASLPENSSRGNRPSAMNMEVLSRHEAAAGR
- a CDS encoding iron ABC transporter permease; its protein translation is MQFKISRTLLKRHPFTFAAVAALLAVLALAIYFPLSTMLLESLRTVDPQTGSKGFSFVHFARFFSLRSPESLQALSGSLKISLLSVLLSALVGVPLAVLFTRFRFPGQKLFGVLATLPMLLPPLVGVIAFFILMDETGIVPRALQHLLATASPPLVMRGVPAILLVHTYSFYVFFYLLTRNALAGLDHALEEAALGLGASRWRLWFGVILPQLRPALIGAAMLVFMNSMASFTAPYLFRDDWRFLSLEIYNAKLKGDLPLAMAQSVVLASISIVFVFILRWYGNRHALGRGSKGVAAPARVLTGRWQKLALTVAGSVITLLLMLPQLTLLLMAFVKNGTWTSAILPDTFTTENFLELFRSRKTAEPWMNSLWMSATATALGTVMALAAVLVAHRGKRLPPGTAGLLEISVMLPWAVPGTVIAMALIVAFITPHWFTAGHTLVGTSAIMVLAYFVRHLPIQFRATAAAHAQLDPALDEAAKNLGAGGWTAFRRVTLPLILPGVITGTVTAFVIALGEFVSSILLFTPSNRPLSVAIFSELRDFDLGSVAAYSILLAVLIGATLALAQKFQGQQQPGLTP
- a CDS encoding ABC transporter ATP-binding protein, which translates into the protein MARVRLAGIEKSFGAVAAVAELHLDIAEGEFFSLLGPSGCGKTTTLRMIAGFETPERGRILFNDEEVTAKRPNQRNTGMVFQSYALFPHLTVFENVAFGLRARKRPESEIAAHVHEALQLVAMNELAQRPVTQLSGGQQQRVALARALAIKPAILLLDEPLSNLDAKLRYTTRSELKRLQRRLGITTIYVTHDQEEALALSDRLAILNHGVLQQVGTPEQIYKDPANLFVMNFIGATNVLSGRVDRSVGAGFTIKGASWQVQFSGAPETLPAAAEVQLAFRPEHVTLGETDASAGEEVLIEGQWHSLEYAGTHWLAQLTVDGGLCSARISDEVKHALLGPQAWVEADRKKVNLRIPRRHLRLFAG